A single region of the Undibacterium piscinae genome encodes:
- a CDS encoding MSHA biogenesis protein MshJ: MAEKIKREQQQISAIQMEVAQRLQLKNTDPDAEIRQRLLNSQQQLAQIDGQLNEIQKNLVRPEKMANLLESMMKRNSKLQLVSLKSLPFSNVLDEHADASELNAKLKMPPSAGNPAGKASAEANQQAVIYKHEVEIVLQGSYPDMQAYLRELENLSERVYWSKARLTVIEYPKASLTLNLFTLSLEKKWLNL; encoded by the coding sequence CCATACAGATGGAAGTAGCTCAGCGCCTGCAATTGAAAAATACCGATCCTGATGCCGAAATCCGGCAGCGTTTACTGAACTCGCAACAGCAGTTGGCGCAAATTGATGGCCAGCTCAACGAGATTCAGAAAAATCTGGTGCGGCCTGAAAAAATGGCGAATTTGCTAGAGAGCATGATGAAGCGCAATAGCAAATTACAGCTGGTTTCTTTAAAGAGTCTGCCGTTTAGCAATGTTCTTGACGAACATGCTGATGCAAGTGAACTCAATGCGAAATTAAAGATGCCGCCATCGGCCGGCAATCCTGCCGGTAAAGCTTCAGCGGAGGCAAATCAGCAGGCCGTCATTTATAAGCATGAGGTCGAAATCGTCTTGCAAGGTAGTTATCCTGATATGCAGGCTTATCTGCGCGAGCTGGAAAATTTATCTGAGAGAGTCTATTGGAGTAAGGCGAGATTGACGGTAATTGAGTACCCGAAAGCTAGCCTTACGCTCAATCTGTTCACCCTGAGTCTGGAAAAAAAATGGCTCAATCTTTAA